The genomic DNA GAATAAAGCGCAAGCAGCTATGAATTTGATAGTTTTCATGGTGAAGTCCTCGTTGGGTGCGGGTTCAATGTGGGTGGCCGCTGGCGGCGGGCTTGCGTGCGTTGGCGGCGCCGGGGGCGGTGCCAGGGGTGTCGGTGCGTGCGGGGCGTGGCGTGCTGGCGGGTGCGCCCGTCCATTCATAGGCCTGCGTGCCCGGCGGCTGCTTGAAGTCGCCGGGGTCGCGGTAGTCGCCCGCTCTCTGGTCGGCGCGCACTTTCAGCGTGGTGAACATGCCGCCCATCTCCAGTGGGCCAAACGGCCCGGTGCCGGTCATCATGGGGAAGGTGTTGTCGGGCAGCGGCATCTCCATGGCGCCCATGTCGGCCATGCCGCGCTCGCCCATCACCATGTAGTCGGGCACGATCTTCTGGATCTTGCCGACCAGGCCCCGATGATCGACGCCAATCATGGTCGGCACGCTGTGGCCCATGGCGCCCATGGTGTGGTGGCTTTTGTGGCAGTGCAGCGCCCAGTCGCCGGGCTCGTCGGCAATGAAATCGACCTGCCGCATCTGGCCCACGGCCACGTCGGTGGTTACCTCGGGCCAGCGCGCGCTTTTGGGCACGGGGCCGCCGTCGGTGCCGGTCACTTCAAATTCGTGGCCGTGCAGGTGGATGGGGTGGTTGGTCATGGTGAGGTTGCCCACGCGGATGCGCACGCGCTCGCCCTGACGTGCCACCAGCGGACTGATGGCGGGGAAGACGCGGCTGTTGAAGCACCAGATGTTGTGGTCTAGCATGGTGTTGACTTTGGGGGTCAGGCTGCCGGGCTCCACGTCAAACGCGTTGAGTAAAAAAGCGTAGTCGCGCTGCACCTTGGCGATGTGCGGGTGCGCGGCCCCCTTGCCCACATTCGGGTGGGTGATCCACAGGCCCATCATGCCCATGGCCATTTGCACCATCTCGTCGGCATGCGGGTGGTACATGAAGGTGCCGGGGCGGCGCGCCTCGAACTCGTAGACAAAGGTCTTGCCTGGCTGGATGCCCGGCTGGTTGAGCCCGCCCACGCCGTCCATGCCGTTGGGCAGGCGCTGGCCGTGCCAGTGGATGGTGGTGTGCTCGGGCAGGCGGTTGGTGACGAAGATGCGCACGCGGTCGCCCTCGACCACCTCGATGGTGGGACCGGGGCTTTGGCCGTTGTAGCCCCACATATTCACCACGAAGCCGGGCGCCACCTCGCGCACCACGGGCTCGGCCACCAGGTGGAATTCCTTGACACCAGCGTTCATGCGCCAGGGGGCGGTCCAGCCGTTCAGGGTGACCACCGGGTTGTAGGGGCGGCCCGTGGGCGGGTGCAGCGGCGGCGCGGTGTCGGCGCTGGTCTGCAGGGCGGGCTCGGGCAGCGCGGCCAGGGCCACGCGGCTGACGGAGGCAGCGGCCACGGCGGTGGCGGCGCCAGAGAAGAAATTGCGACGGTTCATGTCAGTGGCCTTGTGGGGTGGTGGTGGCTGCGGCGCCGGAGGTGAGGCCCTGCAATGCGCCTGGCGACGTGCCAGTGAGTGCCAGTTGCAGATCCGTCTCGGCCAGCCAGAAGTCGCGTTGCGCTTCGATGGCGTTGGCCACGGCCTGGGTGCTGGCGCGGGCCTCGGCCAGCAGCTCCCACACGCTGGCCAGCATGCCGTTGTAGCGCAACGTGGTCTCGTCGCTGATGAACTGGCGCAGGGGCACGACCTCGCCTTGCTGCTGGCGTGCCAGATCGAGCGCGGTGCGGTAGGTGCGCCAGGCGCTGCGCACCTCGCTGCGGGCGCGCACGGCGGTGTCTTGCAGCTGGGCGGCGCTTTGCTCTACCTCGGCCTGGGCGCGGGTGCGGGCGGCTCCGCCCCAGTCAAACAGGGGCAGGGGCAGGTCCAGCTCCCAGCCGCGCTTTACGTCGCGCTCGCCCGTCGCTCTTTCGGTCGTGGTGTTGCGGGTGTAAGCCAGGCCGATATCGCCAAACACGGCCCCCACACGGCTCCAGCCTTGTCGGATGGCCTGGGTGTCGAGCTGGCGGCGGGCAGCCTGCACATCGAGGCGCTCGCGCAGCGCGGTGGCTTCGATGCCGTCCGCAGGCAATGCAGTGGCGGGCAGGGCGGGTAATTGATCTGCCAGGCGGTACTGCGCCTGCAGGCCCCAAACGCCCAGACGGCGGCTGAGCTGCTCGCGCTCTGTGGCGGCGGCCAGGCGAGCGCGGGCCAGCTGGGCGCGGGTTTCGTGCAGCACGGCCTGTTCGCGCGCCAGTTGCAGGCGGCTCCAGTTGCCCACGCGCGCCATGCGGCGGGCCAGCTCGGCACCGGTTTCGGCGGCCTCGGCCATGCGCTCGTGCGCGGCGGCCACCTGCTCGGCAGCCACGGCACGCAGCCAGGCGCGGCGCGTGTCGGAGGCCAGCGTGACCACTTCTTGTGCGGTTTGCAGCGTGGCAACCTGCATGCGCTCGGCCTGCCGGGCGGTGCGCCAGGGAAGGGTGACGAGGTCCAGCAGGCTGAAGCTCAGGGTGCGCTCGATTTCGCGCTCCTGGCTGTTGGTGAATCGCCCCAGCGCCAGGTGCGGGTTGGGTAGCGTGATGGCCTGCACGCGCTCGGCATCGGCCACGCCCAGTGCGGCCAGCCTGGCGTGCAGGCCGGGGTTGTTGAGCAGCGCAATGCGCACGGCAGCGTCTTGCGTGAGGGGCTGGGCCAGCCAACCCTGGATGGATTGCTGCGCCTGGGCGCGGGCGGCTGGGTCGGCAGCGGGCAGGGCGGCTTGTACACCACCGGTGCGGCCCGCCGTGAGCGCAGCCACGTCGCCGCGCAGGCCGTCGGGCGAAACGCTGGCACAGCCGGCCAGGAAGGCGACAGCGCCCAGCAGGGACAGGCGATGGATGGCGCTCATGGCTTGCTCCCCTGCATGGGCATGTGCTGGTGCGGTTGCATGGGCTGGGCGCCATGGCCTGAATGCGGCGGGCTGCCAGTAGATGGCGGCGCACTGGTCGGGGCCAAGGGTGGCTTGGCTGCCGATTGCTGCTCCCACGCCAGGATGTCGGCGTGGCCGCGCGGGAAGGCGGCGACCGCGTCATGGGCCTCGCGCCAGGCGTTGGGGCTGGGTGCGTCGTTCCCCAGCGGCATGGGCGTCATCCCGAGGTGAACCAGCGGGGCGCCAGGGGCATCGGGGTTGGCCGCATCCCGCATGGAATCGGGGGCCTGGGCTAGCGCGATCAGCGGCGTCAGCAGCGCCAGACATGCCGCATGTCGGGGCGAAAAAATCAGTGAATCAGGGGCGCGCATGGCGATCTCCAGACAACGAACAAAACGTTGCGCTACCGCCCGATGCGTACGCATCAGGCCATGGCAGACGCACTTCGGGCGTCGGAGATCAGGCGATGGGTGGTTTGATGGTGCGCGCCGCTTGCACAC from Acidovorax sp. T1 includes the following:
- a CDS encoding multicopper oxidase family protein; this translates as MNRRNFFSGAATAVAAASVSRVALAALPEPALQTSADTAPPLHPPTGRPYNPVVTLNGWTAPWRMNAGVKEFHLVAEPVVREVAPGFVVNMWGYNGQSPGPTIEVVEGDRVRIFVTNRLPEHTTIHWHGQRLPNGMDGVGGLNQPGIQPGKTFVYEFEARRPGTFMYHPHADEMVQMAMGMMGLWITHPNVGKGAAHPHIAKVQRDYAFLLNAFDVEPGSLTPKVNTMLDHNIWCFNSRVFPAISPLVARQGERVRIRVGNLTMTNHPIHLHGHEFEVTGTDGGPVPKSARWPEVTTDVAVGQMRQVDFIADEPGDWALHCHKSHHTMGAMGHSVPTMIGVDHRGLVGKIQKIVPDYMVMGERGMADMGAMEMPLPDNTFPMMTGTGPFGPLEMGGMFTTLKVRADQRAGDYRDPGDFKQPPGTQAYEWTGAPASTPRPARTDTPGTAPGAANARKPAASGHPH
- a CDS encoding TolC family protein, giving the protein MSAIHRLSLLGAVAFLAGCASVSPDGLRGDVAALTAGRTGGVQAALPAADPAARAQAQQSIQGWLAQPLTQDAAVRIALLNNPGLHARLAALGVADAERVQAITLPNPHLALGRFTNSQEREIERTLSFSLLDLVTLPWRTARQAERMQVATLQTAQEVVTLASDTRRAWLRAVAAEQVAAAHERMAEAAETGAELARRMARVGNWSRLQLAREQAVLHETRAQLARARLAAATEREQLSRRLGVWGLQAQYRLADQLPALPATALPADGIEATALRERLDVQAARRQLDTQAIRQGWSRVGAVFGDIGLAYTRNTTTERATGERDVKRGWELDLPLPLFDWGGAARTRAQAEVEQSAAQLQDTAVRARSEVRSAWRTYRTALDLARQQQGEVVPLRQFISDETTLRYNGMLASVWELLAEARASTQAVANAIEAQRDFWLAETDLQLALTGTSPGALQGLTSGAAATTTPQGH